In Arthrobacter sp. Soc17.1.1.1, one DNA window encodes the following:
- a CDS encoding DUF3105 domain-containing protein produces MNRKRSQENQDRQARLAAIQAEQRASERKRNALIFGGIGAVILAVIIAVTLVIVNQVQVNREREAAAAQPIEGIEEYSDVTFNHVEGAVEYNQSPPVGGDHSPVWTNCGVYTEPVPSENSVHSMEHGAVWMMYNPNIGQGDIDKLTGLVGTRSHVLLSPFPGLDTPIAASAWGLQLKVDSADDARLGTFLDKYIQGEQTREPGATCSGGITPAGQAS; encoded by the coding sequence TTGAACAGGAAACGGTCTCAGGAGAACCAGGACCGTCAGGCACGCCTGGCCGCCATCCAGGCCGAGCAGCGTGCCAGTGAACGCAAGCGCAACGCCTTGATCTTCGGTGGGATCGGCGCCGTGATCCTCGCCGTCATCATCGCGGTGACTCTCGTGATCGTGAACCAGGTCCAGGTGAACCGTGAGCGTGAGGCAGCCGCCGCGCAGCCCATCGAAGGCATCGAAGAATACTCCGACGTCACGTTCAACCACGTTGAGGGCGCCGTCGAGTACAACCAGTCACCCCCGGTCGGCGGTGACCATAGCCCGGTCTGGACCAACTGTGGCGTCTACACCGAGCCCGTCCCCAGCGAGAATTCGGTCCACTCCATGGAGCACGGCGCCGTGTGGATGATGTACAACCCGAACATCGGGCAGGGAGACATCGACAAACTCACCGGCCTCGTCGGAACTCGCTCTCACGTGCTACTGAGCCCCTTCCCGGGCCTCGACACCCCGATCGCGGCCAGCGCGTGGGGCCTGCAGCTGAAGGTCGACTCCGCCGACGATGCTCGGCTCGGCACCTTCCTCGACAAGTACATCCAGGGCGAGCAGACCCGCGAGCCCGGTGCCACCTGCTCCGGCGGCATCACCCCAGCAGGCCAGGCCTCCTGA
- a CDS encoding SCO6880 family protein produces the protein MAQTEAKTPDVRPRIYGNYRLPTSKGLAGLSTAGTVILILGVVVGVVLMMLGQWMLALVFELLIGLLILLSMQKNKHGRTMIERIMRRFGWMNARYAGANVYRAGPISRVPSGTTQLPGISARSTISEHTDGYGRPFALLHIPVKNHYTVVLGSEPDGGGMVDQEQINRWVDRWSHWLGMLTDEPGLIAASATIETAPDSGFRLARKVENRMDPNAPQFARDIMNETVRALPTGATVTRAYIAVTFKATLRPGGKLRKADEVANDLAARLPNLTLSLGDTGAGVSTPLSAQELCEVIRVAYDPAEAILFDRAHSEGKAPQLDWNEVGPQAADAFWDTYHHNNAWSKTWAMSVPPRSTIQANVLQSLVAPTPEVVRKRVTMLYRPIDPARAAQLVENDVNTATFNASSRNRATSRDSRETRAAKATAEEEADGAGLLNFAMIVTATVRHKEDLPEAEAAIENLGASARIRLEEAYGAQDSTFAAGLPLGIVIPDHLALPKTVRDAL, from the coding sequence ATGGCGCAAACCGAAGCTAAGACCCCCGACGTCCGACCACGCATCTACGGCAACTACCGGTTGCCGACCAGCAAGGGTCTGGCCGGGCTGTCTACGGCCGGCACGGTGATCCTGATCCTCGGCGTCGTCGTCGGGGTGGTGTTGATGATGCTCGGCCAGTGGATGCTGGCCCTGGTCTTCGAGCTGCTGATCGGACTGTTGATCCTGCTGTCAATGCAAAAGAACAAGCACGGCCGCACGATGATCGAGCGCATCATGCGCCGCTTCGGGTGGATGAACGCCCGCTATGCCGGGGCGAACGTGTACCGGGCGGGACCGATCAGCCGTGTCCCCTCGGGAACGACGCAGCTGCCGGGTATTTCGGCTCGCTCGACCATCAGTGAGCACACCGACGGCTACGGTCGCCCCTTCGCTCTGCTCCACATCCCGGTGAAGAACCACTACACCGTGGTGCTCGGCTCCGAGCCTGACGGTGGCGGGATGGTCGACCAGGAGCAGATCAACCGCTGGGTCGACCGGTGGTCGCATTGGCTGGGCATGCTTACCGACGAGCCCGGCCTGATTGCCGCGTCCGCGACGATCGAGACCGCACCGGATTCCGGGTTCCGGCTCGCTCGTAAGGTCGAGAATCGGATGGACCCGAACGCACCCCAGTTCGCCCGCGACATCATGAACGAGACCGTACGGGCCCTGCCCACCGGTGCGACAGTCACCCGCGCGTACATCGCGGTGACGTTCAAGGCCACGCTGCGCCCGGGCGGGAAGCTTCGCAAGGCCGATGAGGTCGCCAACGACCTCGCGGCGCGCCTGCCGAACCTGACCCTGAGCTTGGGGGATACCGGGGCCGGCGTCTCGACCCCCTTGTCCGCACAGGAGCTGTGCGAGGTCATTCGGGTGGCCTACGACCCGGCCGAGGCGATCCTGTTCGACCGCGCCCACTCCGAAGGCAAGGCACCTCAGCTGGACTGGAACGAGGTGGGACCGCAGGCCGCTGACGCGTTTTGGGACACCTACCACCACAACAACGCGTGGTCGAAGACGTGGGCGATGTCCGTGCCGCCCCGCTCCACCATTCAGGCGAACGTGCTGCAGTCCCTCGTCGCGCCGACTCCTGAGGTCGTGCGTAAGCGCGTGACGATGCTCTACCGTCCCATCGACCCGGCGCGCGCCGCGCAGCTGGTCGAGAACGACGTCAACACCGCAACGTTCAACGCCTCTTCACGGAACCGCGCGACGTCGCGGGACAGCCGTGAGACGCGGGCGGCGAAAGCCACGGCGGAGGAAGAGGCCGACGGAGCAGGTCTGCTGAACTTCGCGATGATCGTCACCGCGACTGTCCGGCACAAGGAGGACCTGCCCGAGGCAGAGGCCGCGATCGAGAACCTTGGCGCGTCGGCTCGTATCCGCCTCGAGGAGGCTTACGGGGCGCAGGACTCGACCTTCGCCGCCGGACTGCCGCTGGGCATCGTCATTCCCGACCACCTGGCACTGCCCAAGACTGTAAGGGACGCACTCTAA
- a CDS encoding type IV secretory system conjugative DNA transfer family protein: MSSLDRKHTSGLGGEAALLVILIVALVGVPGALYGLNTLGHQLTPRPDGIPTGFWPRSLGNFTGIMPWRSTEITLAIIAGVVLLALFVLYIVMSIRKGKKIVKHDRAAVKMASLKDVAPFTEKQVKAKAARFGLSADQSSGVMIGRMVRGGNTLYASWEDTLLHIWGTRTGKTTTQAAPSIIEAPGPVIATSNKRDLSDLTRDIRAENGDVWIFDPQGVANEKPTWWWNPLSYVIDAERAAEMANNFALGSRPVGAKADAYFDTAGKDLLAGYLLAAAAGDRPISQVHSWLSHPEEREASTLLLEAGWLKEADSMGSTMSLPDKQREGVYGTARQMATCLKNEKIAPWVNPSGPNDPRPQFIPEEFIKGKNTLYALSKEGAGTAGPLVTSLTVATATAAEEYAATQPGGRLAVPMVCVLDEAANVCRWGNLPDLYSHYGSRGIVVSTFLQSWSQGVDVWGESGMKKLFSTANVFTYGGNVKEEGFLKMLSDLVGQYRYTAVSTSRQKDSRSTSRQDSTDDILSVADLAAMPKGRAVMLGSGSRAALLRTVPISDRPYADKVAGFETIRSAPPAALKPAVKPAAGPVVEVQEPTTVPAGGNRWSAMVKE, encoded by the coding sequence GTGAGCTCACTGGACCGCAAACACACGTCCGGACTCGGCGGCGAGGCCGCACTGCTGGTCATTCTTATCGTCGCTCTCGTCGGCGTCCCGGGAGCGTTGTACGGGCTGAACACCCTCGGGCACCAGCTCACACCAAGGCCCGACGGAATCCCGACCGGGTTCTGGCCGCGGTCTCTGGGTAACTTCACCGGCATCATGCCGTGGCGTTCCACCGAGATCACTCTGGCGATCATCGCAGGCGTCGTGCTCCTGGCACTGTTCGTCCTGTATATCGTCATGAGCATCCGCAAGGGCAAAAAGATCGTCAAGCACGACCGCGCCGCCGTGAAGATGGCGTCCCTGAAAGACGTTGCACCCTTCACCGAGAAGCAGGTCAAAGCCAAAGCCGCCCGCTTCGGCCTCAGTGCTGACCAGTCATCCGGCGTGATGATCGGGCGCATGGTGCGCGGCGGGAACACGCTCTACGCGTCGTGGGAGGACACCCTCCTGCACATCTGGGGCACCCGCACCGGTAAGACCACGACGCAGGCCGCACCCTCGATCATCGAGGCACCCGGCCCTGTGATCGCAACGTCGAACAAGCGTGACCTGTCGGATTTGACCCGCGACATCCGCGCCGAGAATGGCGACGTGTGGATCTTCGACCCGCAGGGCGTCGCGAACGAAAAGCCCACCTGGTGGTGGAACCCCCTCAGCTACGTCATCGACGCCGAACGCGCCGCGGAGATGGCGAACAACTTCGCCCTCGGCTCCCGGCCCGTAGGGGCCAAGGCTGACGCGTACTTCGACACAGCCGGCAAGGACCTGCTCGCCGGATACCTGCTCGCTGCAGCGGCTGGTGATCGGCCCATCAGCCAGGTCCACTCGTGGCTGTCCCACCCCGAGGAAAGGGAAGCCTCCACGTTGCTCCTCGAGGCCGGGTGGCTGAAAGAAGCCGACTCCATGGGCAGCACGATGTCACTCCCGGACAAGCAGCGCGAAGGCGTCTACGGCACCGCACGGCAGATGGCCACGTGCCTGAAGAACGAGAAGATCGCCCCCTGGGTGAACCCCAGCGGGCCGAATGATCCGCGGCCGCAGTTCATCCCCGAGGAGTTCATTAAGGGCAAGAACACCCTCTATGCGCTGTCCAAGGAAGGCGCCGGCACTGCAGGTCCGCTGGTGACGTCCCTGACCGTGGCCACGGCGACCGCAGCCGAAGAATACGCGGCCACCCAGCCAGGTGGCCGCCTGGCTGTTCCGATGGTCTGTGTTCTCGATGAGGCTGCGAACGTGTGCCGGTGGGGGAACCTGCCCGACCTCTACAGCCATTACGGTTCCCGAGGGATCGTGGTTTCTACATTCCTACAATCCTGGTCTCAAGGGGTGGATGTGTGGGGCGAGTCAGGGATGAAAAAGCTGTTTTCCACGGCCAACGTCTTCACCTACGGCGGCAACGTGAAGGAAGAGGGCTTCTTGAAGATGCTCTCCGACCTCGTGGGCCAGTACCGGTACACGGCGGTGTCGACCTCGAGGCAGAAGGACAGCCGCTCCACGAGCCGCCAGGACTCTACTGACGACATCCTCTCCGTCGCGGATCTCGCCGCGATGCCCAAGGGCCGGGCCGTCATGCTCGGTTCCGGCTCCCGCGCCGCCCTGCTCCGCACAGTGCCGATTAGCGACCGGCCCTACGCAGACAAGGTGGCGGGGTTCGAGACCATACGGTCCGCGCCTCCCGCTGCCCTTAAACCTGCAGTCAAACCTGCAGCTGGACCTGTGGTTGAGGTGCAAGAACCAACTACCGTACCTGCCGGTGGGAACCGCTGGTCGGCCATGGTGAAGGAGTAG
- a CDS encoding DUF4913 domain-containing protein: MEMHSPFQPEKFEPDDEFDRLVHGRDEDETSEGADASQDEPRLFFPNLEVFVTDFLVSHYARPLDPMGHDKEFTWCSSWWAHTEAVSRLSALWRAWETLRLDGGTGMADWWRNYADPTMRALFYSKGPFKGCTATKHAPANKPLLVVPAPSNLFSHP, encoded by the coding sequence ATGGAGATGCATTCGCCATTTCAGCCCGAGAAGTTCGAGCCTGACGACGAGTTCGACCGACTCGTCCACGGCAGGGACGAGGATGAGACGTCAGAAGGCGCTGACGCCTCGCAGGATGAGCCCAGGCTGTTCTTTCCGAACCTCGAGGTGTTCGTTACTGACTTCCTCGTCAGTCACTATGCACGCCCCTTGGATCCGATGGGGCATGACAAGGAGTTCACCTGGTGCAGCAGCTGGTGGGCGCACACAGAGGCTGTCAGCCGCCTCAGCGCCCTGTGGAGGGCCTGGGAAACCCTTCGGCTGGATGGGGGCACGGGCATGGCTGATTGGTGGCGGAACTACGCAGACCCGACGATGCGAGCCCTTTTCTATAGCAAGGGCCCCTTCAAGGGTTGCACAGCCACAAAGCACGCACCGGCCAACAAGCCCCTGCTTGTTGTCCCGGCACCCTCTAACCTGTTCTCGCATCCTTGA
- a CDS encoding ATP/GTP-binding protein: MGEAQLLHPVKEMRGTNYQVCGLYPFPMGGGAPLEGVPLGRNLLSNEPVCCDPISWFQNVRLISNPSAFVMANPGLGKSSLLRRMAIGLCAFGVNPMILGDIKGEHIDMIVQLGGKGLPLGRGIGHINPLDDAGALEAATRLSPVKREELLTELHARRRGLIAALIAILRKKPLDEREESILDRCLMVLEAEHNPAGTVPLMDDLRAVLKSRPAQVREVALDRGSDERYDTITEGLESSLNSLCGAGAFGDMFSKQSTHKIDATTPMAFDLSRISQAENDLRAATLMACWSAGFGTVTTSNMLADDGVIERQRFLVILDELWNTLAAGPGIVDQVNALTRLNREWGVGQIMASHTPSDLKAVKDEADRHKAQGIMDRCGIKILGGLARSEMPLLTQSVPLSNREQEQLAAWQDPPAWNRAGEDAMRYTNDDVFRRTDQSFTDDELAAWLEDDDNAAWYNDDRSTQPPPGQGKFFIKVGSRAGIPFSMEFTPTERRSRVHDTEKKWHKAKRTAAEERGEL, encoded by the coding sequence ATGGGTGAGGCGCAGCTGCTGCACCCGGTGAAGGAGATGCGCGGCACGAACTATCAGGTCTGCGGGTTGTACCCGTTCCCGATGGGCGGCGGCGCACCCCTGGAAGGTGTGCCGCTGGGCCGGAACCTGCTCTCGAACGAGCCGGTGTGCTGTGACCCGATTTCGTGGTTCCAGAACGTCCGCCTGATTTCGAACCCGTCCGCGTTCGTCATGGCGAACCCCGGTCTGGGGAAGTCCTCGCTGCTGCGCCGCATGGCAATCGGGCTGTGCGCGTTCGGGGTGAATCCGATGATCCTCGGGGACATCAAGGGCGAACACATCGACATGATCGTGCAGCTCGGCGGCAAGGGCCTGCCACTCGGTCGCGGCATCGGCCACATCAACCCCCTCGATGATGCCGGCGCCCTGGAAGCTGCGACCCGACTGTCCCCGGTAAAGCGGGAAGAACTGCTCACCGAACTCCACGCACGACGTCGCGGACTCATCGCCGCGCTCATCGCCATCCTGCGCAAGAAGCCCCTCGACGAGCGTGAGGAGTCGATCCTCGACCGGTGCCTGATGGTCCTCGAAGCCGAACACAACCCCGCCGGCACCGTCCCCCTCATGGACGACCTGCGGGCCGTCCTCAAAAGCCGTCCCGCGCAGGTGCGGGAGGTCGCTCTGGACCGTGGCAGCGACGAACGGTACGACACGATCACCGAAGGCCTAGAGTCCTCGCTGAACTCGCTCTGCGGCGCTGGCGCGTTCGGGGACATGTTCTCCAAGCAGTCCACCCATAAGATCGACGCGACGACGCCGATGGCGTTTGACCTGTCCCGGATCTCGCAGGCCGAGAATGACCTGCGGGCGGCAACGCTCATGGCGTGCTGGTCGGCCGGGTTCGGGACCGTCACGACCTCGAACATGCTCGCTGACGATGGCGTGATCGAGCGTCAAAGGTTCCTGGTGATCCTCGATGAGCTGTGGAACACCCTCGCGGCCGGTCCCGGCATCGTGGATCAGGTCAACGCACTCACCCGTCTGAACCGTGAGTGGGGCGTCGGGCAGATCATGGCCTCCCACACCCCATCGGACCTCAAAGCCGTCAAGGACGAAGCGGACCGGCACAAAGCCCAGGGCATCATGGACCGCTGCGGCATCAAGATCCTGGGCGGTCTCGCCCGCTCCGAGATGCCGCTGCTCACCCAGTCGGTGCCGTTGAGCAACCGGGAGCAGGAACAGCTCGCAGCATGGCAGGACCCACCCGCCTGGAACCGGGCCGGCGAGGACGCGATGCGCTACACCAACGACGACGTGTTCCGGCGGACCGATCAGTCGTTCACGGACGATGAGCTGGCTGCGTGGCTCGAGGACGACGACAACGCCGCCTGGTACAACGACGACCGTTCCACCCAGCCCCCACCAGGCCAGGGCAAGTTCTTCATCAAGGTCGGCTCCCGGGCCGGCATCCCGTTCTCGATGGAGTTCACACCCACCGAGCGCCGGTCGCGCGTCCACGACACCGAGAAGAAGTGGCACAAGGCCAAGCGAACCGCGGCAGAGGAACGAGGCGAGCTGTGA